The genome window tttattttcagaaaagtcAGTAGCgtaccactttttttttttaatatctcctAACATGGAGGTAGGCACGCCATTGGAAAAgctaagaaatattttttcagtaaaacatATGCGTCATTTACAGTCGTTAATACCtccaaaatttcgttaaagaATCTCTAGtcgttttaaagaaatttaattttttcaattttgtaattaaatttgaaccccGTGTATCTACTAAAGGAAACCTTTTTGGACGCTGGTTTATATAGCAaactgatattatttttggacgttcAATACACTATTAAAGTTATGCgggttaaaactgaaacaccctgtatatttaggACATCGAGCAAAACGTCAACAGAGGATTGAGTGGCTTGGATGGATTAGGCAGTCAAATCTCCCAGTCAGTGTATCAAGGTCTTGAGCCTGTGAGAGccatagaattaaattttaaaatgagagATGGAGTTGGTGGGATTACTATAGCTACTCATCAACCTTCAGGTAAGAATCGgacaaaaaagaatattaattatttaattcctAAATTACTTTAGGAAAGCAATTTATTATCAGAAACGGCCAACTCTTTAACTGTGCTTCCCAAATCAATCTCAACACTGGCTCCTGCTCTGAATCACTGCAGCCCTTTAAAATCACGAATTATAGCCCTAAATCTGATTGGTGCTATTTAAGCAGCTACAGCTTAGTCAACAATTTTGTTTGTCTGAGTCTTGGAAGCATTTCCATAGAAGCTATTAACAATCAGGTCAGCTGCAAAAGCGTTGCCGGAGAGTTAATTATCCAACTGACTTTGGATGACTATAAAAACCTGTGTTCGACAATTCGAGAGAATACTGAGTACCgttatattccaaatttggcgGATAAAAGACACGTAGCCATTCCTAACCAGAACAAATATGTCAAATGTGAAAATAATGAGCataatttgtgtatttttcatGAGAATAATGGATTGTTGAATACTTATTCTGGTTCTGGGGGAGGCATTTTTGTGCAAAGTAAAGGAGTAAATGTTGTTTCTTTCTAAGTTTTCAGTAGTTATGTATCAGttctattatattttattaattaaaatttaattttaagtattattaaCGAGTGTTGtgtcaataattaaaaaaaattcattatacaacactgaaaatgaattaaatgagTATTTCCCAGGCAGTTAACAGTGCTGTATACATTTCCCGTAAAGGCACAGGAAAAAACCCCTACCCCGTAATCGCACCGAAAAATGCGACTCTCTGGCTTCTCAATGAAACCATactttaataatgaaaagcGTCATTGATTATATGCCTCGCAATACAGCAACCAGATTATATTTGAAGTCAGTGTCATACAAATGTGTGACCTGATAAAAAATCTAACGACATTCTTTAAGTGTAGGATTGTTACCTCAGTTTTCcagataaatattttcacCTATACCTATAAACGGTTTGTATGGCAAAAAGAAGAGGAAGTATAGGGTTGCATGTATGATAttcctatttatttaaataacaaggTAAGTAATGAAACTTTCTGCTTTATAAAGTGAATTTCCGCtataaatattatgaaatagCAGTATTTTCTTgagtatttctttttttagtatttctttAACGAATCAGAAAAGTCCATTTTTGGAGCCAATACTTCAATTCgaggtattattttttaataatgaaaagtaTGATTCATTACACGGccgaaatatattttccagTGCTTACATGACTTTTTGCGGGGGAAACCGAATAACTGTTACTCGCGcaaaggaaaatattattttccagacgtgtaattaaatatattatagaCAAATATACTACGTACATATCACGTTTGCCAGAAAATTACATGCTTTAGGAAATATTtggagtttttaaaaaattgttttatttttaaatactcaaatgaacttttttttaattacggaCCTGAATTTTTCTGTAGCAACTTAAACTTTATTTGTAACACTATTTAAAAActgacaaaaatattattttaattatctaaatgttcaaaaacttTACCGTTACCTTGAATGAATGAATTTTCGTCGATTTTTTTAGCTATTGTTACATcttaattatatgtataatacgAGGTTTGTTAAAAAgggtaactttttattttaaccaaaaaatacttatttatttatcaatatctAGTTTGTCCCCTTCAAAGTAATCCCCCTGAGATATAATAGAATTGTGCCAGTGCTTTTTCCAATCCTTGAAGCACCGctaatatgcattttttagtATGGCTTTGACTTGTTTCAACGTTGCTGTCTTTATCTCTTCAATCGTGGTAAACCTCTGTCTTTTCATGGATCTCTTCAGTTTTAGGAAGAGGAAAAAGTCGCTGGGGGTCAAGACCAGTGAATATGGTGGCTGAGGCATGATTacgatattattaaaaatttacgaacAAGCAACGGTGTGTGAGCAGCTGCATTATCATGATGCAAAAGCCATGAATTGTTATCCCACAAATCCGCGTATTTTTTTCGTATTGTTTTACGCAAACGGCGCAAAACTTCAAGGCAATATTTCTTATTGACTGTAAGACCTTTTGGCATAAACTCCTGATGTACCACGCCAATATAATCGACGAAAACGGTAAGCAAAACCTTTACATTTGACCGCCCAGGGCGGGTATAGTTATTAACATCTTTTCGGCCTTCTTTGTAGAGGTTGTACCACTTGTAAACACTCTTTTTGATCAAAGTAGACTCGCCAAATGCTAGAgtcaacattttaaatgcgTTGGAgcacttaattttatttttcacacaaaatttaatacagatTCTTTGATCCAGATTTTTCGATAACAAGAAATCACCAAGCATATTAGAACACGTTTTATCtttataattgttaaaaacaaattaaaaatgataaatggcCGATAATGCCAACATATTTTAGGGACATGTGTACCAAtctaacaaaaacaataaatcgAAAATCAAATGTACGTAACacgcaaaattgaaaaattaattttttttaacaaacctCGTAGATACCGAGTGATTCTTATtgttctttttaatttacaataattattataaatcatatataatatatagcGTATAACACTTTAACACTATATCTTGGAAACTAAGCATTTTCGGACCTgggtttatatgaacttttttacttaaaaaaacatcagCAATTAtccattaaatataaaatgtaaaattgacCGCAATTGGCGCCTTCTACTAGCAATGTGGAAACTGAGAAAGTATCTTATTCATTAcctaaaaaacataactttacaaattttcgaatatttaacctaaaaattttcaaaataatgacaaaaacatgaattcaaattttaactttcaacaccctgtatatccgaaACTATAACTTCGGGTAAGGAATATTTTCTCCAATAGTCATCATTTGACATGTAGTATCTCCAGTTTTCAGTTGTCctattgttaatgaatcaccctgtataggtacaaaaaatatttaaccaaTGACTAAGAATTAGGAGCTTTTGACCCTTAAATGTTATATCCTCAGAAATTGACTGTAAAATGTATACTAAAGTAAAATTAGTGTATTGTTATTAGTTGGGTTGATTGcctacaaaattaaattattcaaccTTAATTAAGTCAAGACTCTATTTCCCGACACTTTCAGTTGAACGGTCGTATTTGCTTTCTATACCCGAATCAGGTCATTAATTAAGCAAAtcagtaattaaaattcactctcttataatttatattttcaagtaTTTATCTCTAGTTTTTACTTCTTTTCCTGCTACAAAtactttaacaatatttctATCGTCtccacaataaataaatttttgtaggtTTTCCAAAGGTGAATATTCCATATACTGAGGGAAGTAATCTGTATACGAGTCCTCTACTGCTAAGTCTACTATGAGAGCATCGAATTCCTTGCCCACAACAAAGTTGCCGATTTTCTTGTCTAGAGAAAGTActggaaagaaaataaaatattcattacattttttctgaatcaaataaattttgttagtaATTGTGGCAGAATACTGCTAAATGTACATAAGTGACATATTCAATGCAGAGCTCATTTTGGATAGAACTCTAAGCACTcttggtttatttttatcaaactgaCTTGATTCTTCTCATCATTTGTATCCAAAGAATGTGTAGAATGTGGATCCTTCCATACCCACCTTTACGATTGatacaatataaaatataaaaaacattttcgtaTCTTCATCAATCTACAaggatagtcccagaagtacctGACCTGACTTATAGGTGGCTTTATTGCTAAAAGTGTGCCTACATTACAAAGACCTAACGTCAGAAAGTTTATGTCTAAAGTTTGAGGGTACTACATTGATTTGTGTTTGCCTTTGGAGCCGTTTTTAACGAACgcttttagaaattttatgaaCTGGAAAAAATTGATCATCGATACCTGATTCAACACTTTCATTTGAATGGTCCTAATCTATTCAATAACAAAGAAAAGTTAGATTCTACTTGGGAATCTGGTCCTCCCTTaataactgtaaaatattgagtAGCTGAGTTTAAACGCGGCCGAACGAGCCGCCAAGATGAACTTTGCAATGGTCGATCCAATGAGGAGACCACTCCAGAAATTATGGCGAAAGTCAACAAAACTGTACTGGAAGACAGTCGACTAAAATTGCGCGAGTTAGCAGATATGATAGGCATTTCAAAATGGATTGTACATCACACTTTGGACGAACAAttggatatgagaaagctATCTGCAAGATGGATGCCGCGTTTACACAGAATTGAACAAAAAGGGAGTGTTTGGGGAAATTTCGCAGTAATAAAGCCAAGTTTTTGCGTTGATTCATAACCATGGATGAAAAAGGGATCCACCATTTCAcatctaaaatgaaaaaacggTCAAAACTATGGGACTTAAGGGGAGAATCGCCtccaaagaaggcgaaaaTCATTCTATATGCAAAAAAAGTGATGATGTCAGTTTTTTGGAATGCATGTGGgatcatttttattgactatctccttagaggaaaaacaataaacgaaggatattatacaaatttattacagcgtttgagcgaagaaatgaagaaaaagtaaccgtatttggtaaaaaaaagcttgtttcatcaagacaacgAACCAGTCCACTCTTCCATCATCGTCAAAGCCAAAATGAATCAACttagtttcgaattttttcttcacccactctattcgccagatttagcttcctcagattattttctgtttccaaacttgaaaaaaatggcTCAGTGAAAAGAGATTTACCAATAATGAAGAGATGGAGTTCGAGGTTGATatctattttgaaacattcgaagcttcttactataaacagaGTATATGTAAAAGCTGTTGGGAAAACTCCAACATAAAAATGCCGCACTGGGTAAGACTCCACTTGAATTGTTGGGCCATAACAACCggagaataaatttaaaaagaaggGTATGGACCCGTTCCTTGAGCTACCATTACGCGCCGAACTATGGTTGCAGCAATAAGTACGGTACATCTAGTTGATTGCGCTTCTGGCTTATAACATAGAgttgtaaaaagaaaaaaagggaTCAGCAATAAACCGGcatgaaatttccaaatttaactTTCGCAAGAGCAGCTCAAGAAATGAAAGGTGGCAGCAGGACGGATTGGTCAAAACATTCGAGATGGGGATTTTCTCATCACCTCGAAAGGGATGCTCGGGTGTGTGTATGTGTTGCTTTTGGGACGTTGGAAGATTCAAGGGATGAAAAAAGATAGCTCTGTACAAGAACGAATGttgtaagtaaaaataatgttttttggtgcaaaaatgtttctttaacGCTTACAACTTTTGAAACTCCATCATCTCATGACGGTAAATCGTCTTGTCCTTCGATTAACCAAGAAATCACGTCAGCGTAAGTGGATTAGTTCATTGGGTGCCTAGTGAGGCAGTCACTACTATTAGGCAGGATCTCAGGAAGTCCCCGGCCTAAACAGTAACCATAGAACATCACTGGGAAAAGTGTATTCATCTCAAAAGAGACTATGttgataaaaaaagtaatattttcaatttttttttcttttaagtgtTAGGTCGGGTATTTCTGGGACTATCTTCGTATGCGCATCAACatggacatatttttttgtaaaaaagagTGTATCTTATCTGGTTCCTTTCACATCAGATTTTCCGTTTCCAGGCAATCTGGGCAAGACACAAACACAACtgtaaattgttaacaaaaactTTAGCCTACCTTCAGCTCCTCCTAAAGTtgctaaataaaaaacttcaGTATAAGTAAGCGGCTTATGGTTATCTTTCATGGATGCTATGTTAACAGTTGTATCCAAAGCCAACTTCATTACCTCACGAATCGAAGGAGAAGGCCCTCCAGAAacatctaaaataaaataattttagaattaacaTGAAATTACACTGAAATCATGTTATTAAGTACCTGAACCCAGCCCCACCTTGATACCGTATTCTAATAATTTAGTTACATCACAAAGGCCAGATTTCAGACATGTGTTGGAACCTGGGCAATGAGCTATAGAAGCTCCTCTTTTGGCTATGAGTTTCAGTTCGTCATTGGAGAGATGAACTCCATGGGCCAATATTGTCTAATATACAGGTAAAACCAGTTCATATGGAAACATGagaattgtgcaagtgggagaaggatcGCATAAGGTTTAGTATGACCTTATGCGACAGACGAACGAAGTGGGCGGAATGGGTCCGGCCAACATCTCCactttattgtttatattagTATCTACGAGTATTTGGCTGCTTTCTCggttatggaaattttaaaaactatcaaagcaaaaagcaataatataaataataaaaaaaaacaaaaaaaacaaaaacatgatAACTCTGTGCGTTAAAATCACAATACCTCACATGCTTTACCTGcacaggttagttcagattagtttaggttagttgACAGGCACAAATCCAAAAACCCAACTAGTGATTCATTGTCCATCGAAAGACTTGGAAATACACGACGTGCACTTTTTGACAGATTTTGATACTGTTTAGTACAAGAAGGTAGTTTGTTTGAGAATCTGCTAAAATAATTCggattttgtgttttaaaatttctttgttttattatttagaattttgctCGATTagtttattatagaaaataggTTAATTTCTCCTAAGATGGGACAAAAGCAAACAGCGATAAGAAATTAAAGCATGCATAAATGCgcatattattttgatgaaattaacTGATGCCTTTAACATTTCCCATACGGCAGTCGGTCGGTATTGAATATCGTTTTAAACAGTAAACAAACCTTGAGAGACAAATGCTGCCGGTTCATTTGTCAACTCATCAAaagatcaaaaataaatatccaaaTATCAGCGAATTCAGATCATCATATTCATTAATGATGTAACTAATTTATGCTATAATGGGGAAatgtacaataatttataaataagaaaaattcgaGACTAATTAATGCTTCATTATGGAACTTGTTATgagtaaaaattctaaaacggTGAGAGATCCGCCGAACACTGAACCGACTACGCCCACTTCAAACGCTAACCCTCAATCCACTTCGTTGATCTTTGTCTCAGACATAGTAAACCTTGCACAATTCCTGTTTTCATTTGACGTGGTTTTATTTCTagatcaatttaaaattgtgagATGCTGTATAAACTGCTAACTAAAAAAGCTAtggatttttcatatttacctTTGGAGTAAGAATATCGGACTCATCATACGCTTTCGCATAAGACATCCCAAATGTTTCTCTAACAATTCGGACTTCCTCTACATTTTCTGAGATATGAGTCTGCAAGATAAAAGCGTTAGTTGGAAAACTAACAAGGGAACTTAATGCAAAGGCAATTAAATACCTGGATACAAAGATCGTTGTTCTTAGCGATCTTCGCCAGTTCCTTCATGTGTGGAATATTGGTGCTAAGGATAAATCGTGGAGTTATTATGGGCTGAACTAAATCTGtctagaaataatttatttgtaatttattaactATTCTTAAGATAAAATGTCTGTATTGGTACCTGGAGAGCATCCACATTTTCGATAAACCTCACggtattttttaaggattcGTCTTCGGTTTCGACATAATCATTTAAGGGAGATTGGGTCATGTTCACTTTACCAACTAAAGCCCTTTGGCCATGTTTAATCACAGAATCAACCAAAACCATATTGGCTTCAAAGAATAAAGAACCGAAGTAGCAGGCTGTGGTGGTTCCATGATCTAAAGATTTTCTCTATAAGGAACCAAAGTGTTATCATTATAGGAATATTTGTATTTCCTAAAGGAAGAAGATATACTAAGAGTATATTGACTACTTCCGCTGGACTTATAAAtaactattgaaaatatatgttCTCATAATTGTTTGGtgatttttatgtaatatcgttattattattattattattattatagttattattacttacaatcaatgcattaaaaacagtttttgcaAATTGCaaatctcggaaatttctttcCAGTTTAAAGGTATAAGACTCCAACCAATCAAGAAGAGTTTTATCATAACCAAGGCCAGAATTTGGATATTGAGGAGCGTGGATATGAGTGTCAATGAATCCTGGTATCAGAATCTGGGATTTTTTAAGATGGATTTGTTGTACTTCGAATTCAGATTTGAGTTTATTGATGTGTTGGTTGAGAAAGGATGAGCTTCCTACACTGATAAtctgaaatgtaaaaaataaatttattagtaatttttagaatattgtTGGGatggaagaagaaaaaaaatgtgattataGGTCCATTAATATTGGCTAATATGAAGCTATTTAtgattgtaaaaaaattaatttaactttgatTATGGTAAGAGGTAAGTCTTAGTGCAGGTGGCTTCTTCTATCTTATTATACTATATACAGCATCAGTTTTAGGGGGGAGGAGGGGATACACTACAGTATAAGAAGTATGAGACGCTACAAAAAAAGCGATTCACcagcaaatattaaaaaaggtatCCCCTGCAATGATGAAAGAAAGAAGCTTAAATAGCTCTTCTGGTATTTCTGACTCATTATTGCAAACCAACAGCCAACAAGGAAGACAGCCGATGAAGAAAGAAGCCCTGACCTCTTCTGTTCAGCGAGACAGAATAACTCCCTATCGGCGGGGTAACTTCAAGCCAAAGACTCGGGAAACGCCATCGATTCACAATCAGGAACTTGAAAGAGCGATCTGAAGATGTAAAGATGAAAATTCTCCcggaaaaagttaaaaaattgtctagAGCGATAATCCCTTTTGACTTTATTATCTGtagacaaaaacaaaaagcgACCCAAAAGCAAGATCGAGAATTGAGGGCATCGGGCTCAAATACTCTACAAACACAGTTTTTTTAGTAACTAAAACCCATATATATTGTTAGTACGGGCTCCTGTACATCTTATTGATAAGATTTTTCATCTCAGggatccccccccccccctccttAATACAAAATAGAATATACAGGACGGTCCAAAAGGACCTTGTGCTGGTGTTATCCAAGACAATTAAAATAAGAgtggataaaaaaatgttcatatggGGAAAATAGGAAGGAGAGTAGGAAGGtgttaagaaaataatgcTGAAGAAGTGAGAGAAAATATCAGACAGATACGAGGGATGGACAAAAGTTATAGTGTTAAGTCTGAATAGTACAAGGCAGAATGGACACAGTGAAATTGTGCATTgatacaaatattttcaggacacagagtttttggtaaatatttttggagATTAGGGGTGGAAAGTGGGAGCTACTAGTGGGTCTGTCAGGAAGAATTTGAAGACATCCCTGAGCACACCTTGTTGGTATAGTCTGAATGGGAAGTGTTGGATAATGCTTTCTTtcataaggcaaaatttatgaaagtatcacttccatcagacacataaattatttttcgatatatatGTTTGGTCTAGTCCC of Euwallacea similis isolate ESF13 chromosome 15, ESF131.1, whole genome shotgun sequence contains these proteins:
- the LOC136413754 gene encoding uncharacterized protein, translating into MQVQLQKMFFVYLLAFVVNGQNFDELDNLGDSISTSVTSALKPLEGLGSQINGRIQKVLQHTQDIEQNVNRGLSGLDGLGSQISQSVYQGLEPVRAIELNFKMRDGVGGITIATHQPSGKQFIIRNGQLFNCASQINLNTGSCSESLQPFKITNYSPKSDWCYLSSYSLVNNFVCLSLGSISIEAINNQVSCKSVAGELIIQLTLDDYKNLCSTIRENTEYRYIPNLADKRHVAIPNQNKYVKCENNEHNLCIFHENNGLLNTYSGSGGGIFVQSKGVNVVSF
- the DhpD gene encoding guanine deaminase isoform X1, whose amino-acid sequence is MAPENLVRIFIGNLLHCTEKLKIESLENGFVAVQGKQIISVGSSSFLNQHINKLKSEFEVQQIHLKKSQILIPGFIDTHIHAPQYPNSGLGYDKTLLDWLESYTFKLERNFRDLQFAKTVFNALIRKSLDHGTTTACYFGSLFFEANMVLVDSVIKHGQRALVGKVNMTQSPLNDYVETEDESLKNTVRFIENVDALQTDLVQPIITPRFILSTNIPHMKELAKIAKNNDLCIQTHISENVEEVRIVRETFGMSYAKAYDESDILTPKTILAHGVHLSNDELKLIAKRGASIAHCPGSNTCLKSGLCDVTKLLEYGIKVGLGSDVSGGPSPSIREVMKLALDTTVNIASMKDNHKPLTYTEVFYLATLGGAEVLSLDKKIGNFVVGKEFDALIVDLAVEDSYTDYFPQYMEYSPLENLQKFIYCGDDRNIVKVFVAGKEVKTRDKYLKI
- the DhpD gene encoding guanine deaminase isoform X2, with product MAPENLVRIFIGNLLHCTEKLKIESLENGFVAVQGKQIISVGSSSFLNQHINKLKSEFEVQQIHLKKSQILIPGFIDTHIHAPQYPNSGLGYDKTLLDWLESYTFKLERNFRDLQFAKTVFNALITDLVQPIITPRFILSTNIPHMKELAKIAKNNDLCIQTHISENVEEVRIVRETFGMSYAKAYDESDILTPKTILAHGVHLSNDELKLIAKRGASIAHCPGSNTCLKSGLCDVTKLLEYGIKVGLGSDVSGGPSPSIREVMKLALDTTVNIASMKDNHKPLTYTEVFYLATLGGAEVLSLDKKIGNFVVGKEFDALIVDLAVEDSYTDYFPQYMEYSPLENLQKFIYCGDDRNIVKVFVAGKEVKTRDKYLKI